The Deltaproteobacteria bacterium region GGTAAAAAGGCAAAAAAGGAGATACCGCAGGGGATGATTGCGCTTCATCAGACCCAACCTCCGCTGTTAAAGGGCTGGCTGCAAAACGATAATCTCAGGTGTTGGGGGGAGATTTTCCCTCTTGATCTCCCATTCACTGGCCCCAAGATTTTTAACCGATGACTTTCCTTTGGTAAACTCTTCCACGAGCGCTAGGGGAAAACCGCATCGAGGAGTTTTGAAATGCATGGGGATGATCACCCGGGGATTCAATTGCTGAGCCGTCAAGGTAGCCTGGGGGGGGTCTATGGTGTAAACGCCTCCGATGGGCATAAGAAGTAAGTCCACCGGGCCGATTTGTTTAACCTGTTGTTCGGTGGGTACGTGTCCAAGGTCGCCCAGGTGGCATATTTGAAGACCGTCGAGAGTGAAACAGAAAGTGGTATTCCCTCCCCTTTGGGAACCCTGTCCTTCATCGTGGTGCGTGGCAATCCCTCTTACCTCTAAGTCTTTTACCCGGTGGGTGCCTGAGCCTTGCACCACCATTGGTTTCCCCGGAAGGCCTTTTACGTAATTATGATCGGCATGATCGTGACTTACCAGAACCACATCGGCCTCATCCGGAATTTGGCCATAGCCGATGGCCCCCCCGAAACCCCCAGATTCGTAGGGATCGGTGATGATTTTAAACCCTTGGCTAGAGGTAAGCAAAAAAGCTGAATGGCCATACCATTTTACTTTCATTGCCTTGGTCCCTTTCTTAGCCGAGAGAGATTTTTTTCTTCTCTTCGGCTTCAGCTTTCGTCTTGCATTCGATGCATAGCGTGGTCACGGGGCGGGCTTTCAACC contains the following coding sequences:
- a CDS encoding MBL fold metallo-hydrolase, with translation MKVKWYGHSAFLLTSSQGFKIITDPYESGGFGGAIGYGQIPDEADVVLVSHDHADHNYVKGLPGKPMVVQGSGTHRVKDLEVRGIATHHDEGQGSQRGGNTTFCFTLDGLQICHLGDLGHVPTEQQVKQIGPVDLLLMPIGGVYTIDPPQATLTAQQLNPRVIIPMHFKTPRCGFPLALVEEFTKGKSSVKNLGASEWEIKRENLPPTPEIIVLQPAL